The nucleotide window CTTCAGCGTGGGCGACACCGTGACCTTCGAGGGCACGGCGATGCTGGGCGGCGTGTTCGGGAGGACCGACGGGATCGCGCCGGGTTACAAGGCCTCCCTCGGCTGGTCGAAGCTCGAGTGGTACAGCGAAGGCGAAGTCCTGTTCGACACGAACGCGTCCTCGGACAGCTTCTTCTACGCGTGGTCGGAGCTCACGTGGGCCCCCGCGGAGTGGGTCCGCTTCGGGCTCGTCGGCCAGCGCACGCGGGTCTACGAGACCGATCGCGAGATCCAGCGCGGATTGCTCCTCGGCTTCTCCGGGGAGCACGTGGACGTCACCACGTACGTCTTCAATCCGGACGACGATTCGCCGACGGTGGTCCTGGCGCTGGGTCTGAGCTTCTAGCCGATCCGTCCCGCGTCGCGTGCACGACGTACCGCTGCGGGGCGGCCCCGACGTAATAGAACGGGTAGCAGGTGACGAGGGTGAGCGAGGGCGCCCCCCTCGGCAGGAGCACCTCGACGCGTTCGGGCTCGACGATGTCGATCCCGTCCACGAGGTAGGTCCCCCTCCCGTCCCGCGTCTCGAGCTCGATCGTGTCTCCCACGCGGACGTCCTTCAGAGCGCGGAAGAAGCCGTCCCGGTGCCCGGCGATGCCGACGTTTCCGTCCTCGCCGGGACGGGCGGTGCCGGCGATCCACCCGGCGCCGCGATTGAGCGCGAGCTCGTCGGTGGAATCGAACACGGGAACACGGATCCCCAGTCGCCGGATCTCCAGCACCGCCGACGGGGACCGCGTGTCCGTCCGCAGGCTCTCGCGATATCTCCGGACGCGCTCGTCCGACCAGAGGCGGACGTCCACCTCGTCGTCGAAGGCCGCGAGCGCGAGGCGGGAGGAGACCGTGCGGTCCATCCACGCGAGGGCCGACACCGCCAGCAGGGCGATGCCGGCCGCGAACAACACGCGTCGAAGCGACCGCACGGCTCTCCCGCTCACGTCAGGACCGTCCGAACCGGCGCAGGAGCAGCGAGCCGCCCAGGCAGGCGAGACCGATCAGGCCGAGGAGCGGCACCGGACTCGCCGTCTTCGGAAGCGTCGTCGCCGGCTCCGCCGCCGGGGGAGGAGGAGGCGCGGCCTGCGCCACCGCCACGGGGGCGGGAGGCGGGGGGGGAGGAGGGGGCGCCTGCCCGACGACCACGGTGTTCGTCGTGATCTCGACGGAGGGCTCCTCGACGATCTTCTCCGCCGAGACGACCATCCCCTTCTTCAGCTGGCTCGCGGTCGCCGGCTGGCCGTTGACCGTGAACTTGTAGCTCGGGTCGACGGTGTATTGCCGGTTCTTCCCGTCCGGAAGCGTCAGGACGACGGTGTTCCCCATCACGTACCAGACCTTCCCGCTCCCCACGGTCGTCGTACGGACCGTGATCGGCGTCGTGGTCGTCGTGATGGTGGCCTGGAGCTTCGTCCCCGGCTTGAGATCGCGGATGCCCACCTCCTTGCCGTCGACGAGCGCCTTCCGCGAGTCCGGCACGTTGCTGAAGGTGCGGATCTCGCCGGTGGACATCTTCACGACCAGGTTGTTCCCCTCGACGTAGAGGACCTCGCCGCTGATCTGTCCGGTGGTGACGCTCGCGGCCCCCTTGGTCTCCTCCGTCGTGGTCTGGGGCATCTGCGCCTGTGCCTGCGCCGCCGTCGCGACGATCAGGCCGGCGAGTCCGATCAGAATCCTCTTGGCTGTGGTCATCGAATTCCCTCCTCGGGTTGGATCACGTTGCGCTGGCGTAGAGCACGACCACCGACCTCGGGCCCGCCGGGTAGGTCGCGCCGTTCACGGGTGGCGCCTCGCGCCACTCGACGATGTCCTGGGGTGAAGGCCGGAACGTGTCGATCCACCGGCGCCACGGCGCCGCGGCCGGCGGCAGCTCGAACTCGAGGGGCTCCGACCATGCGTTCAGGATCAGGTGGACGGTCAGCCGTTCGTTCGGGATCTCGGCGCTGAAGGCGACGGCGTGGGAGTGTTCGCCCCAGTCCGGCCTCGAGACCTTCACGCCGTGCCACGACTGCCTCGCACCGGCGATCAGTTGCGCCAGGCAGACGCGCCGCTGCTCGTGCTCGACGTCGCGCAGGAGCCGGCGCGCGCAGAGCAGCGACACGAACCTCAGCACGTCCGCGTGGCGCGCCGCGAGCGACCAGTCGAGCCACGCCGACGGGTCGTCGTGGCAATACAGGTTGTTGTTGCCCCCCTGCGTGCGACGCACCTCGTCGCCCATCAGGATCATCGGGACCCCGAGCGCGAGCAGGGTCGCCGTGAGGGCGTTTTTCACCTGCCGGTTCCGGAGCGTTTCGATCTCCGGATCGTCGGTCGGCCC belongs to Candidatus Polarisedimenticolaceae bacterium and includes:
- a CDS encoding class D sortase, with translation MSGRAVRSLRRVLFAAGIALLAVSALAWMDRTVSSRLALAAFDDEVDVRLWSDERVRRYRESLRTDTRSPSAVLEIRRLGIRVPVFDSTDELALNRGAGWIAGTARPGEDGNVGIAGHRDGFFRALKDVRVGDTIELETRDGRGTYLVDGIDIVEPERVEVLLPRGAPSLTLVTCYPFYYVGAAPQRYVVHATRDGSARSSDPAPGPPSANRRPD